Within Haematobia irritans isolate KBUSLIRL chromosome 2, ASM5000362v1, whole genome shotgun sequence, the genomic segment aaagcccattttattctagattccgacacaatttcctcgataggaaatgatcgctgagcctctgttacaccgccagaacatggttcaaccgtctgatttccagggaagtgtgtgtccaaaagtgcctccaacgtctcctcactggacgttgtccaatttcattccgatgttttaatgaaacctggagcggtgttggtggatgctagtaccttccgtaatctggaagcctctgacgtattctcaatactgctacagtaatcatcccaagagttttgttgagaccttttcagttctcgtttatatgctctcagattcatcttgtaagtgtcccaatcctccggagctcttgtggactttgctttgttaaagagcttcctgcaggatttcctcatattacttaactccgtagtccaccatggcggccgattttttccccttggctttcctctagggcaagcagctttcagtggcatgttgaaggccttagtaatccgctccactgcgtgttcgatatcttgtacagtgctcatatttgtctctggcactttcggtatcatcaaattgaacgattccctatacttattccaatcagctttcctaacatttggcggaaatatggtctttgatgtacgaacagccaatctgaaactgatgtagcgatgatctgagaagctatgtttcctcaaaacttgccactcagatatcctatcattcagttccggagaggtcaacgtgacgtccaaaacctcttgcctgtttctggtgacgaaggttggtgcatctcccttattgcaaactaccaggttagtacgcattagtatcactatttccccaaatactatgatgtgcatttgcatcgcatcccataatgagttttgtctttgtttttagtgactcctcaactaaggtcttaacggcacagggtggcatttcCCTATCATgttccatgtagaccgaagatacccaatatttgcatttggatatctctagactggctacgacagtgtctgcattgctcaatgaaggaagcagaaacaagtttagttcgtttttagcaattatgcatgctcgatttatatcgttaccggtattatgcaaaagtttgaaacccggagtgcttaattcacagatcttgttgttatatatgtatggttcttgaataagaactatatatatgtctcctttcatcaggagaacttttaaggcagcacaagcggccttacaatggtgaagatttatctggaggaaccatagaaccatccaaattttcaaccaccgtcacatcagccgcttcaattgagtcatcaagggcttcctcttcacagatatcggtgactctcgcaacaatcctgtAGCCTGTAGaaacatagaccaagaaaatatagagacataccttgataattcaccatggtttggtttatttgcagtgcgcagtcattccactcaattgcgcagtcaagtgactcaatttatttttggaaaacgagaataaccgtataaattagtcaatttgctttacaaaaaaggtgtggatgaatagtattttataaactttcacaatatttggtgtttcaacgagagaacaaaggaaagaaaacaaattaaagccaaattaaaaaatcactcaattgcagacgaaaaagagccatctacggtgtgcagacaaactacagcgctgtgaattcacttgagatgtctataccttccttggtctatggtagaaacttcccgcatatgattttcaccataggctgcaggttttatgtctccttcggcttcgctaggagattttttcactgctgactctaccgcaggcttgtccgtttcggaatcctttggctgatcgcttttgtataccttcatatggatatcatgaaagccataacttacacgtgcttgggtctgggctagatgtggcagcgactcaatgtttaatataaacaccgcatgtcgtggtccatccacctcatccaaacgaccaaccttccaatcggcggttggaagatctgggttacattcttttagtctctctagtattgactcaggatcaggagggtttgccggtatccatgcatgtgctctaggtttagccggtatgtcttttttatcgactaactccaaagcggctctttcccaaacttcaccaattagcatcaatgcagctttaaagcaatccatagacctctggtccgcaaaagttattaacttatatcgtccttgataccatccagcatcttgaagtcgaggacttggtccgggaaacttttttggcacctctgagtagacaccagacatcgcgttctcaatttacccccatttttgccttggaatcataccgtccaatgctcctttattaataatagccatcacaaggctgtcttttgcaactgaggcaaacgatctttgatcccgtttagaggatggcagctcatccggtgatcgttccctttttccagcttcaagaattccttgagcccattttaaggaatcgctttgcttagccgacaacgtgcttgggtcgactgatcctaatttctttaggataaacaaagcatttcttcgttccttgaatctctttcgagagggattgcctccttttgatgtcgtcaccttagaaaaggttcgacttgccaatgtgtcaccgccagtcgacccgtctttcCGTGACATTTTGCCCGATCTTACTTTGTCTCAAATTAATAACGTTCATAACACTTCAGGGAAAATGCTTAACTTGGTATTTTGTAATGTCTCCGACATTCATGTCTCTAGAGTGGAACCCTTCGCAAATCCTGAAGACACTTACCATCCTACTCTTTGTATTTTCTTGGATTCCTATAGTCGGGATATCACGTCCTCTAATTATACTCGTAGGATACAATTGGATTTTAGAAAATATGACATATTAGGACTTAAGGGTGATCTTATCCGTGTTGATTGGTTATTTGATTGCGATAATTTAGTCTATCAGGTTTCTGGTTTTTATAATACTTTTGCCGATCTGATGAGGACTTTCGTTCCCTTATCCAATAGACAATCGGATCTTGGACCTCCCTGGTTTACGAAGGAACTTCGTCGTGTTCGTAACTTAAGAAATAAGTTGTACAGGAAATTTCTTTTGAGTGGCAAATCTTTTGATTTTCTTAACTACTCAGTTGCTAGATCCAATTTCGTCAGACTCAACAAGAATTGCTATGAAAGTTATTTGAGTAGAATGTGCTATGCCCTGAAATCCAATCCTAAGACTTTTTATAATTTCGTTAATTCGAAAAGAAGGACACGAGCCTTTCCTAGTTTTATGAGATATAGGGACACAGTttctaatgatgatgatgattttaAGGAGTCATATGTTGATAGTTCGAATGTTGGATCGGATTATCCATATTTCATTCCCTCTTTTACTATATTTTCCCTGAGGTTCTTAACGGATTAAAATCCTTACCTGTAAATTATTACCCTGGGCCTGATGGTATACATTCTTTCATCCTGAAGGAATGTGCGGATCTCTTATATATTCCTTTGACGCGTCTGCTTAACTTATCTTTGAGGGATGGTAGCTACCCAGACATATGGAAGATTAGTTATGCCATTCCCTTGTTCAAGAAAGGTAGTAGGTCTGACATTGGGAATTACAGATGTATTGCTAAGTTAAGTGTTATACTTTTGGTAACTAGCCGAATTTCGTGCTCCCTTTCTAATATTATATCAGAATGCCAACATGGTTTTATGAGAGGTAGGTCTACTGGATCGCTGGATCGATTCCTACTTGCATGGTAGAACTCAGAGAGTTGCATTTAAAGATAGTTTATCTATGCTTATACGTGTGACATCTGGCGTTCCCCAGCCACCTAGAACCGGTTCTGTTTAACCTATTTTTGAACGTTCTTCCGTCGGTTATCATATCGTCGAGGATATTgatgtacgcagatgatgttAAGCTGTTTCTTTCATTTGATAATGCTAGTGATTCTTTACTTCTTCAGGAGGACATTGACAAGTTGGAAGATTGGTGTACTTCTAATTGTATGTTACTCAATCTTTTGAAGTGTAAGAAGATGACTTTTTCTCGTAGAGTTTGTGAACAGACTGAGTACTATGTTGGGAATTATAGGCTTGAGAATGCGCTTAGTTTTAATGATTTATGTGTATTCTTTGATTCCAGGCTTGACTTTGGTTCCCATATTGAGGGATGTGTCAATAAGGTAACTGGTGTTTTGGGTTTCATTAAGAGATGGTCTAAGGAATTTGTTGATCCTTATCTTACGAAGAGACTCTTTACGACACTGGTTAGACCGATATTAGAGTATGCATGTGTTATCTGGTCACCGAGTTATTGTACTTCTATTGATCGTATTGAATCTGTACAGAAGCAGTTTCTTATTTTTGCTTTGAGGGGGCTTGGCTGGAATAATTCATACGATTTGCCTCCATATTCTAGTCGTCTTATGTTAATCTCTTGAAAGTAGACGGTTAATGTACGGTATTGTGTTTCTAACTAAATTATTAATGGAGATACTGATTCACACTACTTGACATCGAGAATTTGCTGCAATGTTCCAAATCGTTTAACTAGATTAGGTTAAGGTTagtttaaagtggcagcccgattaaatttcaggctcacttagactattcagtccattgtgataccacatttaactaaaagtacctattacatatgggcgcttctagtcttaaccactgaaccttctctattatttacttttgtggaaccaaccagattgctccaaaaacattaacaaactgcttaagttaacgttttccaagtcagccagtaatctaaagctatatgctcctaaaattcgcttacgccttacacaaaaagcaggacacttacacaagaggtgtttaattgattccttttcctccacatcatgacagcttatacaatagtcattatacttcgcacctatagtttttgcaaattcgccaatCAGGCAGCGACCAGTTATAgcagagaacactagcatatctagtgtgcggtttaagtttaaatggggccatatttgcttggtgtcgttacaacccttgcaattctcccatcgaatataggccatcataacagcgttctcagccttgctaacacatctgcttcacagttccccggtatgttcctatggccaggcacccatattaggtgaatattgtactgctcagccatctcgttgagagatttgcggcagcctATGGCcgatttcgagttaaggaacacagagtccgaggaatttattgcaggttgactgtctgagtatatattaatgccaatatttgttggaacattacttctcagccaattcaccacctctcttattgccaatatttcagcctgaaaaacactacagtgattaggtaatcttttcgctattcgaatttccagatctttagaatatactccgaaccccacttgtccattcaatttggagccatcagtatagaaatctatatatcttttattccccggggtctgtgtacaccacgcctcactgttgggaattagagtttcaaactttttgtcgaaaagtggttttgccagggtgttaggcacatctggcattactttgaggaccgaactatgaccgtacattttttccgaccacagcgatagctcgcgcaaccgcacagccgttgttgcagctgactgtttggccaaaatgtctaaaggcaatagatgtagcatgacattaagggagtctgttcctgtcttactaaatgcgcctgagatacataactcgccatacgctgaactttatctaaacaagtcggtttctgaagtgccggccaccagactacaataccatatagcattataggtctaactactgccgtgtatagccaatgcacaatttttggttttagtccccactttttccctattgcctttttgcacgagtacaaagctaccgtggattttctcgccctctcttcaatattaagcctaaaattcagcttcctgtccaaaataacgccaaggtattttgcacactcaccaaagggaatttcagtaccccctaaagctgagtactatgttcagttttcaagctggaaaccagcttgttttcacggttactttttttaattaattagaaatacaaaattaattgcaatcaattccttggactttttaaatccattatttggcaagacttgatcaaaatataatcgtcttcataaatatattcgtACTTttgatttagtgttttggtggaaaacccgaacatagtactcatctTAAGGAAAtgagcctaaccgtgggagttttgcgatctttgcagtacatgactagttttgtctttgctggatttacaccaagaccattatctttcgcccatttctgagtcatacggagagctctctgtataatatctctaattgtggatgggaattttgccctgactgctagcgccacatcatctgcgcatgccaccacttttatcatttctttttctagggaaaccagaaggttgtttatagcaacattccaaagaagaggtgatagaactcctccttggggagtgcctctgttcacatacctttgtatgtttgcttgccctagtgtggctgaaatacgtctctttattagaagttcgtctaacagcctaagtataccgggatcaacattcagacttGTCagcccatttaatatcgagctcggatggacattatttaatatcgagctcggatggacattattgaacgccccttcgatgtctagaaacgccacgattgtgtattctttgacagatagtgagctttcaataaagctgactagttcgtgcaatgcggtctcagtagctgtcgtttcgagagcaaacctgaatccacgctagttctaagatacatgtctatcatcctctccagggtcttaagtaggaatgaggataagctgattggtcggaaatccttcgcactcgagtgagaagcttttcctgctttaggtatgaagacgacttttctgGCTGCTAAgaaaagtttacacatcgtttatatatcaccgtcaaccaggggataattctttcagccactgcctgtaactccgccggagtaattccatcaggtccgggggatttgaatggtccaaagctatttaaagcccattttattctagattccgacacaatttcctcgataggaaatgatcgctgagcctctgttacaccgccagaacatggttcaaccgtctgatttccagggaagtgtgtgtccaaaagtgcctccaacgtctcctcactggacgttgtccaatttcattccgatgttttaatgaaacctggagcggtgttggtggatgctagtaccttccgtaatctggaagcctctgacgtattctcaatactgctacagtaatcatcccaagagttttgttgagaccttttcagttctcgtttatatgctctcagattcatcttgtaagtgtcccaatcctccggagctcttgtggactttgctttgttaaagagcttcctgcaggatttcctcatattacttaactccgtagtccaccatggcggccgattttttccccttggctttcctctagggcaagcagctttcagtggcatgttgaaggccttagtaatccgctccactgcgtgttcgatatcttgtacagtgctcatatttgtctctggcactttcggtatcatcaaattgaacgattccctatacttattccaatcagctttcctaacatttggcggaaatatggtctttgatgtacgaacagccaatctgaaactgatgtagcgatgatctgagaagctatgtttcctcaaaacttgccactcagatatcctatcattcagttccggagaggtcaacgtgacgtccaaaacctcttgcctgtttctggtgacgaaggttggtgcatctcccttattgcaaactaccaggttagtacgcattagtatcactatttccccaaatactatgatgtgcatttgcatcgcatcccataatgagttttgtctttgtttttagtgactcctcaactaaggtcttaacggcacagggtggcatttcCCTATCATgttccatgtagaccgaagatacccaatatttgcatttggatatctctagactggctacgacagtgtctgcattgctcaatgaaggaagcagaaacaagtttagttcgtttttagcaattatgcatgctcgatttatatcgttaccggtattatgcaaaagtttgaaacccggagtgcttaattcacagatcttgttgttatatatgtatggttcttgaataagaactatatatatgtctcctttcatcaggagaacttttaaggcagcacaagcggccttacaatggtgaagatttatctggaggaaccatagaaccatccaaattttcaaccaccgtcacatcagccgcttcaattgagtcatcaagggcttcctcttcacagatatcggtgactctcgcaacaatcctgtAGCCTGTAGaaacatagaccaagaaaatatagagacataccttgataattcaccatggtttggtttatttgcagtgcgcagtcattccactcaattgcgcagtcaagtgactcaatttatttttggaaaacgagaataaccgtataaattagtcaatttgctttacaaaaaaggtgtggatgaatagtattttataaactttcacaatatttggtgtttcaacgagagaacaaaggaaagaaaacaaattaaagccaaattaaaaaatcactcaattgcagacgaaaaagagccatctacggtgtgcagacaaactacagcgctgtgaattcacttgagatgtctataccttccttggtctatggtagaaacttcccgcatatgattttcaccataggctgcaggttttatgtctccttcggcttcgctaggagattttttcactgctgactctaccgcaggcttgtccgtttcggaatcctttggctgatcgcttttgtataccttcatatggatatcatgaaagccataacttacacgtgcttgggtctgggctagatgtggcagcgactcaatgtttaatataaacaccgcatgtcgtggtccatccacctcatccaaacgaccaaccttccaatcggcggttggaagatctgggttacattcttttagtctctctagtattgactcaggatcaggagggtttgccggtatccatgcatgtgctctaggtttagccggtatgtcttttttatcgactaactccaaagcggctctttcccaaacttcaccaattagcatcaatgcagctttaaagcaatccatagacctctggtccgcaaaagttattaacttatatcgtccttgataccatccagcatcttgaagtcgaggacttggtccgggaaacttttttggcacctctgagtagacaccagacatcgcgttctcaatttacccccatttttgccttggaatcataccgtccaatgctcctttattaataatagccatcacaaggctgtcttttgcaactgaggcaaacgatctttgatcccgtttagaggatggcagctcatccggtgatcgttccctttttccagcttcaagaattccttgagcccattttaaggaatcgctttgcttagccgacaacgtgcttgggtcgactgatcctaatttctttaggataaacaaagcatttcttcgttccttgaatctctttcgagagggattgcctccttttgatgtcgtcaccttagaaaaggttcgacttgccaatgtgtcaccgccagtcgacccgtctacaggtcgactaattgggcctgactcttggtcgctgcccaaatttataaattcagtcgttacccgtccactgggccctgaagttagcaacacagtggatgactttgaatttcgctgcatggtggtttattatttctaccacacgtgaaattcgtaataaataCTTAttgcgatgaaatactccgctattagaaaacacgtccattcagttcgacggttgaatagtatATGTTTAACTAGGAACTTTGCATTCTTAAAGACTGAATTTTGCAGACATAACTATGAATTACTTAATCCCCTTAATGTTTtgtgtaaaaactttaattcggtCTATTCATTGATTTCTTTAACCGGTCCGATTCCTGCCATCAAGGAAATTATTcttaattttaacaacataGTTTCTGATCCAAGGGGTGTTGCCTTCTAAATTCCccgtattatatatatttttcttggtCCTGCTCATCCAATTACTGCTTCTATTATCCTGTTTTCCGCGCCCTTACCGTCCATGGTGGCACTTTTTAAACTTTGTCTGGTTCAATGGGGTCCCTCCTGACCCATCTGCTTATATATATTGAACCTTATTGAGTACCGCAGAGCCCTTACTGACTCAACGGGGTCCCTTCTGACCCATCTCGAATAACTAGCTTGGGAGTCCTTTCTGACTCGCTGTGGTCCTTACTGACCTATAGGGTCCCTTTTGGCTCACTTGGAATattgaattatatataattgaattgaaaagatATATTTTGTAATGTCCCGGCTACTATTAGccgcataaataaataaataaacgtaaataaataaataaattaactccTGCAGAACCTGTCTTGTCAAGTGAGGACGTAAATTTAGTAAATCGTTGGAAGTTCATTCAAAAGTCTGAATATTTGAATGAACTTCACCGTCGCTATATATGGAAACGATCATCTGTCAACCTTCAGGTAAACGACCTAGTAGTTATTAAAGATGAAAAAGTAGCCACTAGCGAGTGGAAGTTGGGTCGTATAGAAAAAGACTTATTCGGGATACGACCAAAATGTCCGGGTTGTTGACGTGAGGACCGTCAATGGTGTAATTACTTGACCCATAGTTAAAATTATGAAGTTGTTTTCGAACAATCAATAGCCCTTACATGTTTATGTCAAAAATACGGTACTCACGAGATAAGCAGAAAATGGCTGTTTATTTACCACAACCCGACCCCTCAACAGTACGTGAATCAAGACCCTCACTGCGGATTCAACGACGAGCCAACCCGCTAAGACCCAGCAGATCTGCCTCTCGGCGTCGCCATCCGAACTGGCAATTTTCTTGTGGTTAGTGTCAGCCCTTACCAATGGTATGAAGCTGTGGAAAGGAGGGGATATTGCAGAAATTGTTTGGCCAGGAGCCACTTGACACCAGATTGTCCAGTTGTGATGGGATGCCGAGAGTGCAGAATCAGGCATCACACCCTACTTCATGGTGCCCCACAACTTGAACCTTCCTTGGGAGTACCATCGCTACAAATACCGAGGAGATGATGCCCGAAGTTGAACTTCCGTATCACCGTTCTAATGTATTTTTACCGACGGCGTTGGTGAAGGTGGCAGATAGTGACTGTGAGCGTTGGCGTGAAGTTCGGGTTTTGTTGTGCCAAACCCATTTTTGAAGAAACATACACCAAGTGAAACAACGTTGAAGTGCGGGGCACATAAAACAATGAACTCAAGTGTCGGACACTTAAAATACTTAAAACTAGTAAATTAAACCTAGAACTAATTTTAAACCTTATATTGCACAATTCCCTGATTCTGTTTATTGCACATCGTTTTTGTATATCACATTGAACTACCCTTATTGCACAGTAATTTGTATCACAGAATGAATTATTGCACATTGGTTTGTTATACttattaaaggtgggtattaagttcgagtttagccgctaaaaacgtcattttttcacgattacctttctttaataatccattttaaggaatacaaactttgtgaaaatttgctttgggcttttccccatcaagttataataaaatatgcaacaaatatgtataatttcatgcatttttcttactgatttagttttcactttagcgattttagcggctaaagctgagtactatgttcagttttcaagctgaaaacaagcttttttcacggttacttttcttaattaattaatttagaaatataatatgattatcaatcaattcattggatcttttccatccattatttgataagacttgataaaaatataatagtcttcataaatatttttgtacttttaatttagtgttttggttcaagtttaaggtgggtatcaaggcatattaattaaaggtaaagtcacgagcaaacgtgtgtaccCCCCATGATAATTATaatgtcaaactaaaatggcagatgacttaagttgacattttgtgtatgtgtagtgttgttttCAGCCAACCATTGTTTATTACAAAGAACAAAAAGTCATTTGAAGTTAAATATATGCCTAAGGCAGACATcaatacaaaacaacaacaaaaaatggggCGAAATTTGTCCGCTACATAAGCAAACGGTATCCTTGTCTCAGTGAATTGGCCTGGGAACAGTGCGTAAGTGTGGAGTGACATGTAACAAGTTGGAGGAAATAATTATGAGCTTCTTGTGTATTCTATTTAGGTTCCCGATTTTGATAATCTTTATTTGGATATGAATGGCATTATTCACAATTGCTCCCATTCCGGTGATACAAACATCCATCTCAACATAAGAGGAGGATATGTTGAAGGACATATTCAACTATATTGACAAGTTGTTTTTCTAATTAAACCACAGAAATTATGCTTTGTGGCCATTGACGGCGTGGCCCCTCGTACAAAAATTAATCAACAGCGTAGTAGACGTTTTCGTTCAGccaaggaagctgaactttggaACGATTAGCACAGAGCGTGGTGAAGTGAGAGAACACGAACGATTCGGTAGCAATTGTATTACACCAGGAACAGAATTTATGGATCGTTTGCATGAGGCATTGcgctatttcataaaaaaatattgctgaTCCTATGTGGCAGAAGTGCAGAGTTACccatca encodes:
- the LOC142224961 gene encoding uncharacterized protein LOC142224961, translated to MYADDVKLFLSFDNASDSLLLQEDIDKLEDWCTSNCMLLNLLKCKKMTFSRRVCEQTEYYVGNYRLENALSFNDLCVFFDSRLDFGSHIEGCVNKVTGVLGFIKRWSKEFVDPYLTKRLFTTLVRPILEYACVIWSPSYCTSIDRIESVQKQFLIFALRGLGWNNSYDLPPYSSRLMLIS